The proteins below come from a single Arthrobacter sp. B1I2 genomic window:
- the manD gene encoding D-mannonate dehydratase ManD, whose translation MRIIAADVFVTSPSRNFVTLRITTEDGVTGIGDATLNGRELAVAAYLREHVAQLLVGKDAHRIEDTWQFLYRSAYWRRGPVTMAAIAAVDMALWDIKGKMAGMPVYQLLGGASRNGLRAYGHASGADLESLFDSVREHLELGYKSIRIQTAVPGIKAVYGVAAQAQASGERYDYEPAGRGAFPLEEDWDTRAYLRHLPTVFEAVRNEFGPEIPLLHDGHHRMTPIQAAKLGKALEPYDLFWLEDCTPAENQEGLRLVRQHTTTPLAIGEIFNTVYDFQTLIKQQLIDYVRAASTHFGGISPLKKVMDFAAQYQIKSGFHGPTDISPVGFAAQLHVGLAIHNYGIQEYMQHSVKTNEVFEQSMTFTDGYLHPGETPGIGVEFNEEAAAAYPYQQAYLPYNRLVDGTVHDW comes from the coding sequence ATGAGAATCATTGCCGCCGATGTGTTCGTTACCAGTCCCTCGCGGAATTTTGTGACGCTCCGGATCACTACCGAGGATGGTGTGACCGGTATTGGTGATGCCACGTTGAATGGCCGTGAGTTGGCTGTTGCGGCGTATTTGAGGGAGCATGTGGCGCAGTTGCTGGTCGGTAAGGATGCGCACCGGATTGAGGATACGTGGCAGTTCCTGTACCGGAGCGCGTATTGGCGGCGGGGGCCGGTGACGATGGCCGCGATTGCTGCGGTGGATATGGCGTTGTGGGATATCAAGGGCAAGATGGCCGGGATGCCGGTGTACCAGCTGCTCGGTGGGGCGTCGCGGAACGGGTTGCGCGCGTACGGGCATGCGTCGGGTGCTGATCTTGAGTCGCTGTTTGATTCGGTCCGGGAGCACCTGGAGCTGGGGTACAAATCGATCCGGATCCAGACGGCCGTTCCCGGGATCAAGGCCGTGTACGGGGTGGCGGCGCAGGCGCAGGCCTCGGGGGAGCGGTATGACTACGAACCCGCCGGGCGTGGGGCGTTCCCGCTGGAGGAGGACTGGGACACCCGGGCGTACCTGCGGCACCTGCCCACGGTGTTTGAGGCGGTGCGGAACGAGTTCGGCCCGGAGATCCCGTTGCTGCATGACGGGCACCACCGGATGACGCCGATCCAGGCTGCGAAGCTGGGCAAGGCGCTGGAGCCGTATGACTTGTTCTGGCTGGAGGACTGCACGCCGGCGGAGAACCAGGAGGGCCTGCGCCTGGTGCGCCAGCACACCACCACCCCGTTGGCGATCGGGGAGATCTTCAACACCGTGTATGACTTCCAGACGCTGATCAAGCAACAGTTGATCGACTATGTGCGGGCCGCGTCCACGCATTTCGGCGGGATTTCCCCGTTGAAGAAGGTGATGGACTTCGCCGCGCAGTACCAGATCAAGTCCGGTTTCCACGGGCCCACGGATATTTCCCCGGTGGGCTTCGCGGCGCAGTTGCATGTGGGCCTGGCGATCCATAACTACGGGATCCAGGAATACATGCAGCACTCGGTCAAGACGAACGAGGTCTTCGAGCAGTCCATGACGTTCACCGACGGCTACCTGCACCCGGGCGAGACGCCGGGCATCGGCGTCGAATTCAACGAAGAAGCCGCCGCAGCCTACCCGTACCAGCAGGCCTACCTGCCCTACAACCGCCTGGTCGACGGCACCGTCCACGACTGGTAA
- a CDS encoding sugar kinase, translating to MTAAAVPGSAGRNPAEHQVDLLTFGESMVSLRSTGPLASGGTLNMQVAGAESNVAIGVARLGHTSAWAGVVGADPHGEFILKQLRGEGVQLHHSVHPERSTGVMFLEQRTADLSRAFYYRAGSAGSTISRGHVAAALDGGARILHLTGITAALSVEARDAVEYAAERAASEGLLVSLDVNYRSKLWSRDEARALLGPLARHAAIVIASDDELDLIAPPQERNGAAGQAAAAAGEPARGEAADDAEACAARALLGAGVSEVVVKRGAAGAAVYTAEGRLEAPAVPVTSVDTVGAGDAFTAGYLSALLDGGDVAGRLKRGILAGAFAVSTRGDWEGLPRRDELALLDAARGSTQR from the coding sequence ATGACGGCTGCTGCCGTGCCCGGCTCCGCGGGACGCAACCCCGCCGAACACCAGGTGGACCTGCTGACCTTCGGCGAGTCCATGGTCTCGCTCCGTTCCACCGGCCCCCTGGCGTCAGGCGGAACCCTGAACATGCAGGTGGCGGGGGCGGAATCGAATGTTGCCATCGGCGTCGCACGGCTTGGCCACACGTCGGCCTGGGCCGGGGTGGTGGGCGCGGATCCGCACGGTGAGTTCATCCTCAAACAACTGCGGGGCGAGGGTGTCCAACTGCACCACAGCGTGCATCCGGAACGGAGCACCGGGGTGATGTTCCTGGAACAGCGCACCGCCGATCTCAGCAGGGCCTTCTACTACCGCGCCGGGTCTGCCGGGTCCACCATCTCCCGCGGCCACGTTGCCGCCGCGCTGGATGGCGGCGCCCGGATCCTGCACCTGACCGGCATCACCGCGGCGCTCAGCGTGGAGGCCCGGGATGCCGTGGAATACGCTGCGGAACGGGCTGCGTCCGAAGGGCTGCTGGTCTCCCTCGACGTCAACTACCGGAGCAAGCTTTGGTCCCGGGACGAGGCGAGGGCCCTCCTGGGCCCCTTGGCCCGGCATGCCGCCATTGTCATCGCGTCCGACGACGAACTGGACCTGATCGCCCCGCCGCAGGAACGGAACGGGGCGGCAGGGCAAGCAGCCGCTGCCGCCGGCGAGCCTGCCCGCGGAGAGGCCGCTGACGATGCTGAGGCGTGCGCCGCCAGGGCATTGCTGGGCGCCGGAGTCAGCGAAGTGGTGGTGAAGCGCGGTGCTGCGGGCGCAGCAGTCTACACAGCGGAAGGCCGCCTTGAAGCGCCGGCCGTCCCCGTGACCAGCGTGGACACCGTGGGGGCGGGGGATGCGTTTACCGCCGGCTACCTTTCGGCGCTGCTCGACGGCGGTGACGTTGCCGGCCGCCTGAAGCGCGGCATCCTGGCCGGCGCTTTCGCCGTCAGTACCCGTGGCGACTGGGAAGGGCTGCCCCGCCGCGACGAGCTTGCCCTGCTCGACGCCGCCAGAGGCAGCACCCAACGCTGA
- a CDS encoding bifunctional 4-hydroxy-2-oxoglutarate aldolase/2-dehydro-3-deoxy-phosphogluconate aldolase has product MTIQNPAVTAASLLEGIRQARLVGIVRGNDGGAAAKAALAAMEEGFQYVEIALTTPNALEAIREVRAAAPDGCLVGAGTVMTPADVEQVTAAGGQFIVTPSLAPSISEAAKAGIPVLAGALTPSEAYEAMERGATAIKLFPASIGGPGYLKAVRDPFPDIPFIAVGGVGLSEATGYWEAGAIAVGLGGPLFGKAASGGDLSGMRERARSFLGLAAGFAARAGTGTQI; this is encoded by the coding sequence ATGACTATCCAAAACCCAGCCGTTACTGCCGCCAGCCTGCTCGAGGGTATCCGGCAGGCGCGCCTTGTCGGCATCGTGCGCGGGAACGACGGCGGTGCTGCCGCCAAGGCCGCGCTGGCCGCGATGGAGGAAGGCTTCCAGTACGTGGAGATCGCCCTCACCACGCCCAACGCGCTGGAGGCAATCCGCGAGGTCCGCGCGGCTGCCCCTGACGGCTGCCTGGTTGGAGCAGGCACCGTGATGACTCCGGCCGACGTCGAACAGGTCACCGCTGCCGGCGGCCAGTTCATCGTCACTCCCTCCCTGGCCCCCTCGATCAGTGAAGCAGCAAAGGCCGGAATCCCGGTCCTGGCCGGTGCGCTGACCCCCAGCGAGGCCTATGAAGCGATGGAACGCGGCGCCACCGCCATCAAACTCTTCCCGGCATCGATCGGCGGCCCCGGCTACCTCAAAGCCGTCCGGGATCCCTTCCCGGACATCCCCTTCATCGCCGTTGGCGGCGTGGGGCTCAGCGAAGCCACGGGATATTGGGAAGCCGGCGCCATCGCCGTTGGCCTGGGCGGGCCATTGTTCGGGAAGGCAGCCTCCGGCGGCGACCTTTCCGGAATGCGTGAGCGCGCCCGCAGTTTCCTGGGCCTCGCCGCCGGGTTCGCAGCCCGTGCCGGAACCGGGACGCAGATATGA